A region from the Lolium perenne isolate Kyuss_39 chromosome 4, Kyuss_2.0, whole genome shotgun sequence genome encodes:
- the LOC127293226 gene encoding uncharacterized protein, producing MGTVLDSHFLALTALVTVGYQLVFFIITALLRIDKVTDFAGSTNFVIIAVLTAALKGTWHFRQVVLTVLVIVWGLRLAVFLLMRILNWGEDKRFDEMRSNLGKLAVFWIFQAVWVWTVSLPVTIVNASDRNPSIEARDIIGWIMWVVGLSVEAIADQQKLTFKNSPSNKGKWCNVGLWSYTRHPNYFGEMLLWWGVFVASAPVLSGAEWLVILGPIFLTLLLLFVSGIPLLESSADKRFGRSEEYRTYKNTTSPLIPLPPVVYGALPDWFKVAFLLELPLYNPGPERDPVS from the exons ATGGGCACCGTGCTGGATTCTCACTTCCTGGCGCTCACAGCCCTCGTCACC GTTGGGTACCAGctggtgttcttcatcatcactgctcTCCTCCGCATCGACAAGGTCACGGATTTCGCCG GCAGTACAAACTTTGTCATAATTGCCGTCCTCACAGCAGCTTTGAAGGGAACATGGCACTTCCGTCAG GTTGTGTTGACAGTGCTTGTCATTGTTTGGGGACTTCGCTTAGCAGTGTTTTTACTAATGAG GATTTTGAATTGGGGAGAGGATAAACGGTTCGATGAGATGCGCAGCAACTTGGGAAAATTAGCAGTCTTCTGGATTTTCCAG GCTGTCTGGGTTTGGACTGTCAGCCTGCCTGTTACAATTGTGAATGCCAGTGACAGAAACCCTTCGATTGAAGCTCGGGATATCATTGGTTGGATTATGTGGGTCGTCGGGTTATCTGTGGAAGCTATAGCAGATCAGCAGAAGCTTACGTTCAAGAATTCTCCAAGCAATAAGGGAAAGTGGTGTAACGTGGGTCTTTGGAGTTATACTCGCCACCCAAATTACTTTGGCGAG ATGTTACTTTGGTGGGGCGTGTTTGTAGCATCAGCCCCGGTTCTCTCGGGAGCTGAATGGCTCGTAATCTTGGGACCCATCTTCCTGACATTGTTGCTTCTTTTCGTTAGTGGGATCCCACTTCTTGAG TCATCTGCTGATAAGCGCTTCGGTCGGTCAGAAGAGTACCGCACATACAAGAACACCACAAG CCCTCTTATCCCATTGCCACCTGTTGTGTATGGAGCCCTGCCTGATTGGTTCAAGGTAGCATTCCTCCTGGAGCTGCCCCTCTACAATCCTGGGCCGGAACGCGACCCTGTCAGCTGA